In one window of Aureispira sp. CCB-E DNA:
- the cmr3 gene encoding type III-B CRISPR module-associated protein Cmr3 codes for MTKKYLKIRPLDTLFFRTGKPFSGGEVSWTESSLLPNPSVFWGAIYSMLMTHGIVDCEKVKSQNPVERKKELEKLKLGRVFLYDGNKGVDRLYLPVPLDTYYEKDNENKTGVFKLIKDANSHLSLSNYQGIPNYKLVAHKDTVIEGSKEAFIDSTSFSNNIYLYPKRGNLSIKSHSKLIEKSHKVGVKRNNQSHTAEEGMLYRINSSQFKEDIYFVVELEVEDHEKKFPSKGLLKLGGEGRGVSYEFFTKERKIHKIKTKLLNSFDESFNYLRLYLYSPTFFDSGTGIDELKEAGFEILSACLGKTQTIGGFDILKNKPKAMQKAVPAGSIYFLRTTPKLSYQKIESKLNQVLKPCDKGFGLFEILPLTIKE; via the coding sequence ATGACTAAAAAATATTTAAAAATACGTCCTTTAGACACGCTGTTTTTTAGAACAGGAAAACCTTTTTCGGGAGGAGAAGTGTCTTGGACAGAATCTTCTTTGTTACCCAATCCTTCCGTGTTTTGGGGAGCTATTTATTCTATGTTGATGACACATGGTATAGTAGATTGTGAAAAAGTCAAATCACAAAATCCTGTTGAAAGAAAAAAAGAATTAGAGAAACTTAAGCTAGGGAGAGTGTTTTTATATGATGGGAACAAGGGCGTGGATCGCTTGTATTTACCTGTTCCCTTGGATACTTATTATGAAAAAGATAATGAAAATAAAACTGGTGTTTTTAAACTTATAAAAGATGCAAATAGCCATTTATCTTTATCTAATTATCAAGGTATTCCTAACTACAAGTTAGTTGCACATAAGGATACAGTAATCGAAGGTTCTAAAGAAGCCTTCATAGATAGTACTTCGTTTTCTAACAACATTTACTTATACCCTAAAAGAGGGAACTTAAGCATTAAATCGCATAGTAAATTAATAGAGAAGTCTCATAAGGTAGGTGTCAAAAGAAACAATCAAAGCCATACCGCTGAAGAAGGGATGCTTTATAGAATCAATTCTAGTCAATTTAAAGAAGATATTTATTTCGTGGTAGAATTAGAAGTTGAAGATCATGAAAAGAAATTTCCTTCAAAAGGTTTACTTAAGCTAGGTGGTGAAGGAAGAGGAGTCTCTTATGAGTTTTTTACTAAAGAGAGAAAAATCCATAAGATAAAAACTAAACTACTCAACAGTTTTGACGAGTCTTTTAATTACCTAAGATTGTATTTATACAGTCCAACTTTTTTTGATAGTGGAACAGGTATAGATGAATTAAAAGAAGCAGGTTTTGAAATCTTGTCTGCTTGCTTGGGGAAAACACAAACTATTGGTGGCTTTGATATACTTAAAAATAAACCTAAAGCCATGCAGAAAGCAGTTCCTGCTGGAAGCATCTATTTTTTAAGAACAACCCCAAAGCTATCTTATCAAAAAATAGAATCTAAATTAA
- a CDS encoding OmpH family outer membrane protein, which yields MKQTIGLVFSIGISIFIGAFVYTMIPQTAFVDNRQIFEAFEGKKELEQRLEQMSNKNQGILDSLGLKIQGIEKQIEIDNLGKERLHQLQQEYQYLSQLHQKEYQEKSQEYTEAIWKQISEYTREYGQSKGYDYVFGIAGQGTLMYGKDHYNITKEVIIYINLKYAGN from the coding sequence ATGAAACAAACTATCGGTTTAGTTTTTAGTATAGGAATTAGCATTTTTATTGGTGCTTTTGTTTATACCATGATTCCACAAACAGCTTTTGTGGATAATCGTCAAATATTTGAGGCATTCGAAGGTAAAAAGGAACTTGAACAACGATTAGAGCAGATGTCTAATAAAAATCAAGGGATACTAGATTCTTTAGGCTTGAAAATACAAGGCATTGAAAAACAAATAGAGATAGATAACCTTGGAAAAGAGCGACTTCATCAATTGCAGCAAGAATATCAGTATTTAAGTCAACTTCATCAAAAAGAATACCAAGAGAAGAGTCAAGAATATACTGAAGCAATATGGAAACAAATATCAGAATATACAAGAGAATATGGTCAATCAAAAGGATATGATTATGTTTTTGGAATAGCAGGACAAGGAACTCTAATGTATGGGAAAGATCATTATAACATTACCAAAGAAGTAATTATTTATATCAATTTGAAGTATGCAGGGAATTAA
- a CDS encoding sigma-54 dependent transcriptional regulator has protein sequence MEKILISWLAIQNDFVQTRKGKEINLLGPNYLYHQHYYDYEKHILLSSAKSEEVDTAGIFFKNKLYQDFPKHQVQLEYIDIKDVIDLNEVYQKVLPILITYRTAKIDIFFSPGTAVMRLVWFICHQTLGLDTALIQTRKPIYGKTLQPERIYLELQRDAFPSGLIIREANQKQKLKKIPKSKQICITSSLEPVYEEAFKVAQTDVTALILGESGTGKEHLAKYIHQQSLRKDAPFITVNCSAMRDDLLESRLYGHKKGSFTGAITDQEGLFEKAEGGSVFLDEIGDISLYMQQSLLRILQEKEIQPIGKIPKKVNVRIIAATNKDLIQCCEEGKFRWDLYYRLSIVDLEIPSFRSFTKADKKKLINFFLKLYGNIYSRSISLSKKLEEEILTYAFPGNIRELENMIERFYVLGKGQIETSLLPNRIKSPQIVFSTKLSDMEKQHIKKVLEQYHYNLSQTAKALGIVLNTLKKKILLYNIKRK, from the coding sequence ATGGAGAAAATATTAATCTCTTGGTTAGCGATACAGAATGATTTTGTACAAACAAGAAAGGGGAAAGAAATCAATCTTCTAGGGCCAAACTATTTATATCACCAACATTATTATGACTATGAAAAGCACATCTTGTTATCTTCTGCAAAAAGTGAAGAAGTAGATACCGCAGGTATTTTCTTTAAGAATAAGCTCTATCAAGACTTCCCAAAGCATCAAGTACAGTTGGAGTATATAGACATTAAAGATGTTATTGACTTAAATGAGGTTTATCAAAAAGTATTGCCTATATTAATAACTTATAGAACAGCAAAAATTGACATCTTCTTTTCGCCAGGCACTGCAGTAATGCGTTTGGTTTGGTTTATTTGCCACCAAACACTAGGTTTAGACACCGCACTAATCCAAACCCGAAAACCCATCTATGGCAAAACACTCCAACCAGAACGAATCTACCTAGAACTCCAAAGAGATGCCTTTCCAAGTGGTTTAATTATTAGAGAAGCGAACCAAAAACAAAAGCTCAAAAAAATACCTAAATCTAAGCAAATTTGTATTACATCTAGTTTGGAGCCTGTCTATGAAGAAGCCTTTAAGGTCGCTCAAACAGATGTTACTGCACTAATCTTAGGGGAGAGTGGGACAGGAAAAGAACACCTCGCTAAATATATTCACCAACAATCCTTACGCAAAGATGCTCCGTTTATAACTGTGAATTGCTCGGCTATGCGAGATGATCTTTTAGAATCAAGGCTCTATGGGCACAAAAAAGGAAGTTTTACAGGAGCTATCACCGATCAAGAAGGACTGTTTGAAAAAGCTGAAGGAGGAAGTGTTTTTTTGGATGAAATTGGAGATATTAGTCTATATATGCAACAGTCATTATTGCGTATTTTGCAAGAAAAAGAAATTCAGCCAATAGGAAAAATTCCTAAAAAGGTAAATGTTCGAATTATTGCTGCAACTAATAAGGACTTAATCCAATGTTGTGAAGAAGGAAAATTTAGATGGGACTTATACTATCGTTTGTCAATTGTTGATTTAGAAATTCCTTCTTTTAGAAGTTTTACGAAAGCAGATAAAAAGAAATTAATTAATTTTTTCTTGAAGTTATATGGAAATATTTATTCTAGGAGTATTAGTTTAAGCAAGAAATTAGAGGAAGAAATATTGACCTATGCCTTTCCTGGAAATATCCGAGAATTAGAAAATATGATTGAACGATTTTATGTTTTAGGAAAAGGACAAATTGAGACATCATTGTTGCCCAACCGAATTAAATCTCCTCAAATCGTATTTTCAACTAAGCTATCAGATATGGAAAAACAGCACATTAAAAAAGTTTTAGAACAATATCATTACAACTTATCACAAACAGCTAAGGCTTTAGGGATTGTTTTAAATACTTTAAAGAAGAAAATACTGCTGTATAATATTAAACGTAAGTGA
- the cmr1 gene encoding type III-B CRISPR module RAMP protein Cmr1, with the protein MHKIIFTCETITPMFLAGADGKTPELRASSIKGALRFWWRALNGHLSLKELKEREGKIFGNTEQQSRVIILCKNKIAFERQYKLVAHKGNPIKSSPIGEQFEIILKISQKIPLGDEYIFDIEKLKALFEVFCLLGGLGRRARRANGQLKIVSYKLDNLETKYSSVLFGKTLVEKLNLLSLDKNSPFSLGGSNNIIKTTFSNLRQPIPHIYSIEKIILKGNKSCSNLREIISKATHNTKSKKNEWSYSEYIGSGTPRFASPIIFAIYEENSPYILVTKLKTVKEIKNRYKIVNEDCYEIQQKLINHVKKS; encoded by the coding sequence ATGCATAAAATTATATTTACTTGCGAAACCATTACACCTATGTTTCTTGCTGGAGCAGATGGAAAAACACCTGAACTTCGTGCGTCTTCTATTAAGGGGGCACTCCGTTTTTGGTGGCGGGCTTTGAATGGGCATTTGTCTTTGAAGGAGTTGAAAGAACGAGAAGGGAAGATTTTTGGGAATACGGAGCAGCAAAGTCGGGTAATTATTCTTTGTAAAAATAAAATAGCATTTGAAAGACAATATAAGTTAGTAGCTCATAAAGGCAATCCTATCAAATCTTCTCCGATTGGAGAGCAATTTGAAATAATTTTAAAAATATCTCAAAAAATTCCACTAGGAGATGAATATATATTTGATATTGAAAAACTAAAAGCTCTTTTTGAAGTCTTTTGCCTATTAGGTGGTTTAGGTAGACGAGCTAGAAGAGCAAATGGTCAACTAAAAATTGTAAGTTATAAACTAGACAACTTAGAAACAAAATATTCTTCCGTTCTATTTGGAAAAACATTAGTAGAGAAATTAAACCTTCTTTCTTTAGATAAGAATTCTCCCTTTTCATTAGGTGGCTCTAATAACATAATTAAAACTACTTTTAGTAACCTTAGGCAACCTATTCCGCACATTTATAGTATTGAAAAAATAATATTAAAAGGAAATAAAAGTTGTTCCAATTTAAGAGAAATTATAAGTAAAGCTACACATAATACCAAGTCCAAAAAAAATGAATGGAGTTACTCAGAATATATAGGTAGTGGAACCCCTCGTTTTGCATCACCCATAATTTTTGCCATTTATGAAGAAAACAGTCCTTACATTCTAGTTACTAAGCTAAAAACAGTCAAAGAGATAAAAAATAGATATAAAATTGTAAATGAAGATTGTTACGAAATTCAACAAAAATTAATCAATCACGTAAAAAAAAGCTAA
- the cas10 gene encoding type III-B CRISPR-associated protein Cas10/Cmr2 produces the protein MPKHLLLFTIGPVQSFIAQARKTQDLYAGSQLLADLIHSGISYIQGMQGELIYPNDISKTSEFNSDIEKNDNSYPNRIVALLNAKDINVFAKGLENLIQNCFEQKANALFKGVLSSKDQPLGMCEQLKNFLEIYWVAVPYDEGTDNYKNCFKELEANLAIIKNFRQIHQFPKQELGRKCNVDGQYNVKVYRKEFSEKDKKFQDIQYKKLFSQDNFIISPDYKKIQLRHIQPGEGLSAISFFKRLYRNKPNQSFPSTATIALLNLNQPLKQILEAYKDLFGKNCYDNQLLFKDNLTQKYFEKYWIHSKQYEGNSSSKETIKQDQQRLLLAAQKQLENLIKLIKEQKLLYTKYYALLRFDGDSMGKWLAKATQKKQHQTFSKYLMEFAKQARIYLDVKNRGKTVYAGGDDFLGFVNLGSLFEVVAHLRQLFQKIIAQKVEELYPDEADPFTFSMGVVVAHYKTPLSEVVKKSKLLEAQAKLYRKAENQKDNTGLCFMTSSAVLAEAYFKNEDWKILECLVERLKDKDLTNKFIFSFAQELRSLSGEYNFAQTDLLRAATKTELARLIKRSTGSHKKIDTCLIEQLQYLLSEHYKTIDFNKYYLDDQNYIHFLKLAEKLAAELQKND, from the coding sequence ATGCCTAAACACCTCTTATTATTCACCATAGGTCCAGTCCAATCTTTCATAGCCCAAGCTCGCAAAACACAAGACTTATATGCAGGAAGTCAATTATTAGCAGATTTGATTCATTCTGGTATAAGTTATATACAAGGAATGCAAGGTGAGTTAATTTATCCCAATGATATTAGTAAAACTAGTGAATTTAATTCCGATATAGAAAAAAATGACAATTCTTATCCTAATAGAATTGTCGCTTTGTTAAATGCAAAGGATATTAATGTTTTTGCCAAAGGATTAGAAAATTTAATTCAAAATTGTTTTGAGCAAAAGGCTAATGCCCTCTTTAAGGGGGTATTGAGTTCCAAAGATCAACCATTAGGTATGTGTGAGCAGCTTAAAAATTTCCTAGAAATTTATTGGGTTGCTGTTCCTTATGATGAGGGAACAGACAATTATAAAAACTGCTTTAAAGAATTGGAAGCTAATTTAGCAATTATCAAAAATTTCCGCCAAATCCACCAGTTTCCCAAGCAAGAATTGGGGCGAAAGTGTAATGTAGATGGTCAATACAATGTAAAGGTTTATAGAAAGGAATTTTCTGAGAAAGACAAAAAATTCCAAGATATTCAGTATAAAAAACTATTTAGTCAAGACAATTTTATTATTTCACCTGATTATAAAAAAATTCAACTCCGCCACATTCAACCTGGCGAAGGTTTATCTGCTATTAGTTTTTTTAAACGCTTATATAGAAATAAACCTAACCAAAGCTTTCCCTCTACAGCAACTATTGCTTTGCTAAATTTAAATCAACCTCTTAAACAAATTTTAGAGGCATATAAGGACTTGTTTGGCAAGAATTGTTATGATAACCAACTTTTATTTAAAGATAACTTGACTCAAAAATATTTTGAAAAGTATTGGATTCATAGTAAGCAGTATGAAGGCAATTCATCTTCAAAGGAAACCATAAAACAAGATCAACAAAGACTGCTTCTTGCTGCACAAAAGCAACTCGAAAACTTAATTAAGCTAATCAAAGAACAAAAGCTGCTCTATACTAAATATTACGCCCTCCTTCGTTTTGATGGAGATAGCATGGGTAAATGGTTAGCAAAAGCAACCCAAAAAAAACAACATCAAACATTTTCTAAATACTTAATGGAATTTGCTAAACAAGCTAGAATATATTTAGATGTTAAGAACAGAGGTAAAACAGTTTATGCAGGAGGAGATGATTTTTTAGGGTTTGTCAATTTGGGGAGTTTATTTGAGGTAGTTGCTCATTTACGACAACTTTTTCAAAAAATAATTGCTCAAAAAGTAGAAGAACTTTATCCTGATGAAGCTGATCCATTTACTTTTTCTATGGGGGTTGTTGTTGCCCATTATAAAACGCCACTTTCAGAGGTTGTCAAAAAGTCGAAATTATTAGAAGCACAAGCCAAGCTCTATCGAAAAGCAGAAAACCAAAAAGACAATACAGGACTTTGTTTCATGACTAGTAGTGCTGTTTTAGCTGAAGCCTATTTTAAAAATGAAGACTGGAAAATTTTAGAATGTCTAGTTGAACGCTTAAAAGATAAAGATTTAACCAACAAGTTTATTTTCTCTTTTGCTCAAGAATTAAGATCATTGAGTGGAGAATATAATTTTGCTCAAACTGATTTATTAAGAGCAGCTACAAAAACAGAATTGGCTCGTTTAATAAAACGCTCTACTGGATCTCATAAAAAAATAGATACTTGTTTAATTGAACAACTCCAGTATTTATTGTCCGAGCACTATAAAACAATAGATTTTAATAAATATTATCTAGACGACCAAAACTACATCCACTTTTTAAAATTAGCAGAAAAACTTGCTGCTGAACTCCAAAAAAATGACTAA